The genomic region tcgagtcattgagttcatcaaagattattattaaatcaatttatagttggatagtggatattatgaaatggtatgcatgcctgtcaattttcaatgtaaagaaagattgtcttttaaaaacgaatgcaatgtttgtaaaatgtatcatatagaggtcaaatacctcgcaatgtaatcaactattgtgaatcgtttataatgtatatgaacgggtcctttcaataaattTTATAGCTATTATAAATTTTatagctattattatcattaataatattattaagaaaaAGGAAACTGTTAAATACAGTTTAAATATTTTCAATCCTAGTTTAGTTCAGATATAAACGGATAGATGAATGGTAGAGGGgtttgtcgggtttcgagaggtctcgggttcgagtcccggcagggACATTCTTTTTGCTGTTTTCTTAATGGTAGTCTCTTTAtttgcttttattattattattattaattattattattattattgttatgaagtattagtattattatgtttgttatcattattattattaataacatcactagtatctttataattaaaagttatcattttcattttttttttttagtattatcattatattatgattttGATTACGATATTGGAAATGATTAACATTAGGAAGTATTAAGATGTATATGCTTACAGTTAAGATAATTaagatataattaagaatatataAAGGTAGTATAATTAGATTACCAATGTAATTATAAAACCTaatgattaaaaattataatgtAATTCATGATTCGaacgaaaaattattattattatcattttatcatcttTAGAATtttcattagaattattatcaataaagttattatcatttgtatttttattaaaattatcattattattattattatcattttaattattataagtatcagtattattattaaaatgactattaaattatataaaatcatatctaatacatataacctaactctatcattatattattagttatctaaggtatataaaataaatatatttaagttatcaatggaacacaaaatttattaaaatgacaattacatcactaataataatatatttgttcgatcacaattatgtgtaataatatatatccaaatgatataggttcgtgaatccgaggccaaccctgcattgttcaatatagtcatatgtatttttactacaaaatacattaggtgagtttcatttgcctttttaccctttatatttttgggctgagaatacatgcgaaatttttaaaaatgttttacgaaatagacacaagtaatcgaaactacattatatggttgaatgatcgaagccgaatatgccccttttgcttggtcacctaagaattagtaaaccagtctactaattgacgcgaattctaaagatagatctattgggcctaacgaaccccatccaaagtaccggatgctttagtacttcgatgttgttttatcatgtccgaaggatttcccggaatgataggggatattcttatatgcatcttgttaatatcggttaccaggtgttcaatccatatgaatgatttttgtctctatgcatggggcgtatatttatgagaactgaaaatgaaatcttgtggtctattaaaattatgaaatgattatttatgataaactaatgaactcaccaacctttttggttgacacttgaaagcatgtttattctcaggtacgaaagaaatgtttcgctgtgcatttgcgcatcttagagatattacttggagtcattcatgacatatttcaaaagacgttgcattcgagtcgttgagttcatcaagattattattaagtcaattatagatggatatattatgaaagagtatgcatgccgtcaactttcgatgtaaatgaaagtttgtcttttaaaaacgaatgcaatgtttgtaaaatgtatcatatagaggtcaagtacctcgcgatgaaatcatatgttattgtattcgtccttatggattaggacgggtcgcttcatgagcAGCGAAATCGCGAAATCTCGGACTGGAAGAAAACGCTAAatacaaaataaacaaataaaagtagCTTCTTTTTTTATTCTCTTGTTTGATGCGCCGAATTTCGCGAATGTGGTTGCATATTGCTTGACTGCGTATTCATTTTCTTTAgcgtttttatttttcttttacgctgtggcttgctttgcctaaggattgagcataACTTGGGCATAGAACTTTTGTCGACAACAGTTATCTTCAACGCTGCAAAAGAGAATTTTTTTGTATTCCTCTTTTTTGGGGGGTTTGAAACCTAATCAAGCTAGACGGCTCATCCTCACGCCGATGATTAGGGTCGGAGAAGGTTGTACAAGAACAAGaaacactttttttttaatcaagaTGGCGGCTACTTGACTCGTAAAAAacaaattaaaagaaattgtatcgaTGTAGAAGggaaaaaaataaaatagaaaacatTGTTGACAGAAAAGTAGCAAAGCAAGAGGCAAGGACGGATTTTCGAGAGGGCATAGAGGGGCATTGGCCCTCCTAAAATTCAGGATAATTAGTGTATATGGTTCATAGAAAAACTGAAGTTTTATGAAGAACTTGAAAAATGGTGAATGTTATATAGAGAAGGGTAACAGAGAGGATTGAGCACATTGAGCACAGTAAAAGAGAAAATAAGAGACGTCACTCACCTATTCCCATGTATAGCTTTTATTTCAATCAGCTACCTTTAGTTTTTGTAAAAGTTCAATTCAACCATTAATTTTACAAAGTAACATCcggagtattaatattaatatacataatcataTCAAATCTATACTAATtctaaattgaaattaaaatataaaataaatctaGAGATACTAATCTTACATATAAAAGTAGTgtttaacaaaataaatataacttCAAAAGCTACTTATTtgaaaaaataaataattacctaAATTTAGAAATGTGCTTAATTATTTTCAATAGATAAAGCATGAAATCGTTAACTTATATCGaatgttttttttttatcaaactataTTTCACATTTCAAACTATTTTGGCCCTCCTAAAAAATTTGTTCAAGATCTGCCACTATTATACTCCTTGCTATACATACGCGTGAGTGAACCTTCATTCGcgtaattaataagtatataaatgACTAACCTTTTTTTTTCTCGTAAAGCTACTTGCAACTCCAACTTTATATACTTACAATTCCAAATACTTCCAATAAATCACTTTTAAATAGTACAATACCAAAGTTAAAATCTAGCATTTGACATATGAAGTCGAAAGGTATGTCCAAAAATCAAAATCTgattaaatacataaataaaaataaaaaatttgaaataaacataaataaaaaaataatactccgtatgagGGTCATGACATCATGTGGTATAATTTTCATTCGAAGGGCGGATCGGTACTACTACAGTACTACTTAGTAGTATCTGTTTACAGTGATACAGTCACACATTCACACCCACAAGTACGGAGTATTATATACTGTTTGTCTTTTTATGTACATAGCACAccgtatataaatattaaacatatataaatattaaagaaaCAAACAAATAGAAAAAAACATAGACTATATCTATATCTCCGAGTGTATTTATATAGAATTGGTATTTTCAAAAGGTGGTGTTATCTTCGAATTCGATTCTTCTAATCTCATTAATTAAGAGACGTAATTTAGGGTTTCGCTCCATAGATTTACCTCACTTTCTTAATTACCGTATCACTTTGCTCACAGTCAAAATACTTCATATACTTAATACATGTTTGTTTGAATCTGTTTTTAAGTGTTTGAATTTGTTCTAATTTGATGTTTCAGAAAATTTTACATCTATTTATGTTGTTTTATGATGATTTGAATACGTTttactagtgattttggtgaaaaagTTCGTTCGTGCTTGTTGTATTAAATTATATTAAGAATTTAATGTTTTGTTAGAATAAGGACTGGCTTGTTTCAGATAGCTGTTGATGAAAAGTTTGACTTCTAGTTTACATAAATTTGAAAAATAGTACTTGTATATATTATTTAGTATGAAATATGGATCTGCTATGTGTTACCAGCACAGCTAAGTCAACCGATTTAAACAAATTCGTTTTCAAGTTATTTTGTGATTTTgtttgaatcttaaaaagtgtatAGAAAGCTAATTTTTGAAATTCTGTTTTATATTTGTTATATCCGCTTTTTTGATTTCTTTGcccaaaatgggtttttcattatttttatctatCTATGTTTCACATTAGTTTGCGTTTATGAAGTTCATGTGATTCTCTTTATATTTATAGAAAGGTGTATAGTTGATTTGCTTTCAGGTTTGCAGATGTCATGTTAAATTTTAAACTCATTGagttactacatatacatatacatttgacTGATAATACAATATGAATTGTTCATTTACTCAGTATTTCAACTTGGATAGGATGGATGTATACGAGCCAATGCATCAGTTTAATATGTGGGGAGATTTTAAAGGTAACATCTATCAGGATGCAGCTGCTACAACCATGATTTCAGAGGTGGATGCAAAGCTAGATAACCAGGTTGACATCTGAAAATATTTTTTATTTTGCTTGCAACAAGTCTTGAGCGTTTTTCTAAAAGTATTTCGTTTAATATGCTGTGTTTTAGTCCGAGGATACTTCACACACAACAAATGGACCCTCGAATCAGTATGATCAAGAAGCAAGTAAACCGGCCGATAAGGTACACGATTCTGTTACTCTGCAAACAGTTCAAGACACCTCTTTTTAATATTTATCTTTACTGTTTGTATGTGTAtcaatgggacggagggagtactataTTAGTTTCCGATGACAATGCATTTTGTGATTATATTTCATGCTACTTTGTTATGCTAATTTAGATACCAATCAATCAAACTTTCTGTTTTCTTTTACAGGTTCTAAGACGGCTTGCTCAAAATCGGGAAGCAGCTCGTAAAAGCCGTTTGCGGAAAAAGGTAAGTAAACTGGAAAAGGAATCAATTGCCTTTTCAAATTAGCATTCTGAAAACTGtgaaatattcatttgaatccttAGTTTTGCTTGAGATCTTACAATCAAATGTGATTGTCATGACAATCAAGTGTGATTGTCCCGCGTTTTTAATCCTAGCCAATCACATGTGATCGTCTCGTGTTTTTAATCCTAGCCATTGATTATATTGATCCAAGGGCTGTGATTTATCCCCTGGTTTTCAAGCAAAATTAAGGATGAAAATGAATATTTCCCTTCTGAAAACTATGTTTTGTTTTTAGGTTAGTAACTTTTAATTTTGATCAACTCCACTGAACAAAATTTTCTCTAAACTTGTATTTTGTAAGTTACATATCGTTTCTGAAGATAAAACTAAACTTAGGATGCCAACCAAGATGGCCTAAGTGTTATTCAATTTAACAACCCTATATTGGTTTTTAGGCCTATGTTCAGCAGTTGGAGGCAAGTCGTTTGAAGCTGCATCATCTTGAACTAGAACTTGAACTAACTAGGGCACAAGTAAGTATATAAGAAATACTGATACCTCAGCTGTGCCATTTATGCAATAATAATTATCTTTCAATATATTATTATCTTAGTTAATGATATGTTATGATATTTTAATTTAGCCAACAAGGTTCATGTCTGCAGTGTGCTTTAGTGAGTGGTGGAGTTAATGCTAGTCATCTTGGGTTCCCTGGAGCTGCAAAGGCAGGTATATATCACCCTAATCACCGATAATTCAACACTTTCGATGTTCTGAATTTGCAGATGCAAAAATATTGTACTTGTGCGACAACTAAAGTGAAATGTTGTTGTTTCTGACATTAACATTTTCTTGATTATTTAGCTTCAGTTGCTTTATATAATTAACATGTTTTATTAGTAAGTTGTTGGAAGTAAAGGAGTGTTAGTTAGTGTTGCAGGAATTGCTGCATTCGAGATAGAATATGAGCAGTGGGTCGAAGAACAAAATAAGAAAACAAATGGTTTAAAGACGGCATTACAATCTGCGTTGTCTAATGAGGAGATTGATAAACTCGTTACAGACACGGTGAACCACTATGGCATTCTGTTCAACATTAAAGCCGCAGCAGCCAAGGCTGATGTGTGCTATCTCATATCAGGCGCCTGGAAAACATCATCTGAACGTCTTTTCTTGTGGATCGGTGGCTTTCGCCCTTCGGAGCTTCTTAAGGTAATGGTTTTTGACTTAAAAAAACATATCCTTTTGGTTATCAATCAAGAATAAATATGTTATGTTAATTGGGTGAGTATCATCTGTTTACTGTACACAAAGAAAGAATCTCCTTAGGAGGTTTTCCATGACTCCTGCATGCATCATTTTGTTGTCAGTGGGTTGTTTTTTCAGTTAGTGCTTATTCCATCATAAATCAATAAAGTTCTTCCCCACTTACAATCCAACTGCTGTAAGCACACAGTTATCAGTTTCGGTTACATGCATGTCCAGTTGTACCTATCACGAGTTCTGGTGTATTAGATAATAGTAATATCTTTGTTAATTCTGATTGTTGTGTAACCAAATGAATCTTTGTATAACCAAATGAATCTTTTTTCAGTGATGAAAATTAAGGGCTTTAAATAGCTGCTAGAGGCTTGCATGTGTTTGATGGTTTAAAATTTTGTGGTAGGTTCTTGTGCCGCAGCTTGAGCTGTTGGACCAACAATCTCATGATCTATATAATCTAATTCAAGCATGTCAACAAGCGGAAGACTCACTGTCACAAGGAATGGAAAAGCTTCAGCAAACACTGGCTGAGGTTGTCGCATGTAGTCAAGCATTGGGAGGAGGTTGTTATGAAATGCATAATGCAATCGATAAATTACAAGAGCTAGTAAGGCTTGTTATTCAGGTAATActatatgtttatgtttatgttatgTATCATCAAATCAATCAATCTCGTTGCTTATCTACCTACGCTTTTTGCTCTGTTTCTACCACCATTCTAAGACTACCAAAATAAGTCAAATCTAGTTTGTTTAACACGTTTATCGATCTATTAGGCTATCGTTTTGTTGTAGTTATTGAGCCATATTATCATTTTCCAGTTTGctacaaaatctaataataatgtagtaactatTATCTTTAAATATACCAATTTTTTGTAACTTGTACACCAGTGGTATATTAGTTATTgagccgttttattattttccagtTTGCTACAAAATTTAATAAGTTAGGTATTATCTTTAGATATAACAATTTTGTAGCTTATACTTCCAGTAAATTATTAGTTGCTTATACAGTAATTGTTTAAAATAATTCAACTaggttgtttttcttcttcttttgttTCTGTTTTATATAAGGAAATGCCTTTTTATCATCGAAACATAGGAACTAGATATATTCATCTTTCTCGGCAGTAATATTAACGACAGTAATATCCACTAGCATACGGATTTTGTATTTTATCAACCATTTTTAGTAAAATATCGTTTGTTCATGAACACATTATATGTTGATGTGATATTTGAAGggggttttttttgtttttttgaagCAGGCGGATTTTGTTCGTCATGAAACCCTGCAACAGACACTACGGTACCTAACAACCAGACAAGCTGCTCAGGGTTTGATATCTTTAGGTGAGTATTTCCAACGTCTTCGTGATCTGAGTTCAGCGTGGGCTATCCATCCTGCCTTGTGAACCGGCATAATATTAATTATGCAGTCTATAACCTCCAACCACCCAAATGGTAGAGTACATGCTTGCTTGTGCGACATTGGTTGGTTTGTGTATAAAGAAAAGGAATTATAGTAGCAGCATCTAGTAAGTAGTATTTTGGGAGTTTTTCATTGGCCTTCGACAAACTGAGAGGTTACATATATATCCTATTGATCATCACCCTCATCACCATGATGTCAAATGTGTATAGTTTATCTTCTCTTTAGGACAGTTTTTGGTCGGAATTAATTATATGAAGATTCTACATTTAAGACGATTGTTTGTTGTATGGTTTAACGTTGTACAAAGTAGAATGGGTTTTTTTTAAAGGGATTATCACTTAAGTGCTCATTTTTCTTACCTTTTTTACCTCAAaagccataatttttttttttttttttgtcaatttGACCGAGCAAGGTGCCATCTTACTCCTTGCTCCCTGGTGGAAGCAAGGacaagcaaggacgcaaggtgctcttgcgacatatatatatatatatatatatatatatatatatatatatatatatatatatatatatatatatatatatatatattacagtagGGTTTCAGATTGATTGCTATACCACAATATTACAGTAGGGTTTCTATAGTATAGATTAATATTTCTCTTAAATGGTCGGGTCGTTGACCTTCCAGATGACATATATATTGTCTGATTATTTATGTTTTGTAAATCAAACTAGTATAAGAATATATAGTTTCTCCTTGATATAAAAAATTGTCAAACAAAACAAGACTAGAATAAAATAATCAGATTTCTAGTAAAGCATAACAAAAAGTACATTGCTAGAATGAATGGTAGCAACACAAACTATTTCAACTTAACAAAAAAGAGAGTCTCCACTGAATGTGATTCTTGGATGTTAAAACATTCAAAATATGTGCAGTTGAACCCTCATTATTATACATACATGTTACACAAAAAGTGGTTGTATAAAGTTTAAATAAAGAAACATATCATACAAGATTCCACTCTGCTTGCTGTATATTTTTGGTGGCATATAATACTgcataaagaaagaaagaaagaaagaaagaaagaaagaaagaaagaaagacatTATAAATGAGCAAAGTATAAGTTAGGTTATTTGCAGGCAGGCATTTTTAACCATGCATTTTTAATACTAGAAGCACTCATAACATCCTATAATTCCTATTTGACTATTTGAATGGTTGACCTGGATGCTTTTATGCTAACGATGGTTATAGTTAAATGCGATGGATCTTATCATGATAATATATTCAGCAACCAAAGAATAACACATTGATTATATAAGTATAGAAGTAACTCGTTTGACTCTCAATAGTCAGATGTTAAGAGTTGTAACTAATACAATCCAGAATACTTATTGTTAGGTCACAAGTTTGGGCCCAAAGTGTGTCTCAACTCAGTCTTAATTGCTAGCCATTATGTACGTACAAACTAAAGTTCATCACCACACCTATTTCTCGACTGATTAGACTCTATGATAATGCATCAAATATATCCAAACTAAAGAAAACATAACTGCACTGACAAAATCGACCATTTTTTAATTTAACTAACATGAAAAGCAAACTAATAATATCCACTTTAACAACTAATTAGATAGATTATAGCATAAAGTAACAAATGTCAACCATGCTTACAGGATTTATAGCATAGAAGAATGCCCAACAAACAGTTACAGGGATCCGATCAGTGTCCAAAACAGCAAGAATAATGTTTTTCCAAGCGTCAAAAGACTTCAAAATGCATAATCAAGCCCTGGCATCCACAAAACAACAGTAAGTTCCATAGTCATACCCCTGAAaacaacacacacaaacacacacaaaaaatgactgaaatatttagagttttacCTCTTTTCAGAATGAAATTCGAATTTCAGCAGCTGTGATGTCAATCAATTCTCATACAGactgtattattatattattgaaacATTAACCAGCTGACATGTTTCGTAAATACAACCAATATACCGAAAAATTCAACAAATCACACATCTATACTATACTATCTTTTTATAGTAATTATCAGCATCAATCAAAGCTGATTGTTACAACAAAACTGTAAATAAATAGTATCAGGACCACTTAAACTGCATTGAAACCATGCTGTAGgcgtgtttattattattattataagtgtataaataaatacaataataataagcaTAATATTACATCTAAAAGGGGTTCACATGAAAAAATTCTAGGCATCATCAAAACTTATGTACCTCGATCAAAGTCTGTAAGTATGCAAAAGCTTATGATCAAGGCCGCTTATTATGATCAGGGTCTGTAAGTCTGTTAGTAGCTTCACTTGGTTTAAACCCTCTTCTTAACATCTCCTGAATCCACCAATCACCCTCTTCTTTCATACCATTATGATAATATCCATGCACAAACGTTTCATACGTCCACTGATTTGGCTCATACCCCTTTCTACACATCTTGTCAAACAGCTTACAAGCATCATTCAATCGTTTACTACTCCTTAATAATTTCCTTAGAAGCATATTATAAGTGTACACATCAAGTGGAAAACAGCTCCTCACTACTTGTTCCAAATCATTCCACTCAATATCCTCCTCTCGAAAACGCCCAGAAAACAAACCCACAACTTCACCAAGTCTAAAAATACGCGATGACTCATCATCAGTGGGCCTCGATTCCACCCATTTGTCATATAACTCTCGATCCTTTAACGAACATAATAGCAAATTGTTACCAATGAAAGACGAAATGGGACGACCCACTGCAAGTAAATCGTCAATGAGATCCACAATCTTGGAGTATCGTTTTTCTTGGCACAACATATATATAAGTTCTTCGTAACATTCAAGACTTGGTCTAACACTTTTTTGTTTCTTTCTAATGTCTAAAAAGTATTCTAATGCAAGATCGGGCTTTTTTGCTTTGCATAGACCGATTACAAGAGTGTTGCATATTTTTCTACCAATCTTTCTTGTTGTCAAGATTTCCTCATAGAAATGTAACGCGTCCGATACTTTCAAACCTTTTAAATaagattttaataataaaatatcagAACGCACATTCGGAGAAACACCGCTTCTTTTCATCATATGATATACTTCTTTTGCCAATTCGGGTTTATTCGCAAGACCAGCTCCTTCTATAAACACGTTGAACTGTTTACAATCGAGTAGTTCATGAATCGACAGTTGCTTTTCGAGTAACCGCTGAAAATAATTTTCAAAATTCTCCATTTCACACACACTCTGAATAACCGATAAGGTCAATGGCTGACTTGGCGTGTGACCTTTT from Rutidosis leptorrhynchoides isolate AG116_Rl617_1_P2 chromosome 9, CSIRO_AGI_Rlap_v1, whole genome shotgun sequence harbors:
- the LOC139869371 gene encoding TGACG-sequence-specific DNA-binding protein TGA-1A-like isoform X5, encoding MMDVYEPMHQFNMWGDFKGNIYQDAAATTMISEVDAKLDNQSEDTSHTTNGPSNQYDQEASKPADKVLRRLAQNREAARKSRLRKKAYVQQLEASRLKLHHLELELELTRAQCALVSGGVNASHLGFPGAAKAVSVAGIAAFEIEYEQWVEEQNKKTNGLKTALQSALSNEEIDKLVTDTVNHYGILFNIKAAAAKADVCYLISGAWKTSSERLFLWIGGFRPSELLKVLVPQLELLDQQSHDLYNLIQACQQAEDSLSQGMEKLQQTLAEVVACSQALGGGCYEMHNAIDKLQELVRLVIQQADFVRHETLQQTLRYLTTRQAAQGLISLGEYFQRLRDLSSAWAIHPAL
- the LOC139869371 gene encoding TGACG-sequence-specific DNA-binding protein TGA-1A-like isoform X2, with the translated sequence MNCSFTQYFNLDRMDVYEPMHQFNMWGDFKGNIYQDAAATTMISEVDAKLDNQSEDTSHTTNGPSNQYDQEASKPADKVLRRLAQNREAARKSRLRKKAYVQQLEASRLKLHHLELELELTRAQCALVSGGVNASHLGFPGAAKAVSVAGIAAFEIEYEQWVEEQNKKTNGLKTALQSALSNEEIDKLVTDTVNHYGILFNIKAAAAKADVCYLISGAWKTSSERLFLWIGGFRPSELLKVLVPQLELLDQQSHDLYNLIQACQQAEDSLSQGMEKLQQTLAEVVACSQALGGGCYEMHNAIDKLQELVRLVIQADFVRHETLQQTLRYLTTRQAAQGLISLGEYFQRLRDLSSAWAIHPAL
- the LOC139869371 gene encoding TGACG-sequence-specific DNA-binding protein TGA-1A-like isoform X1, translating into MNCSFTQYFNLDRMDVYEPMHQFNMWGDFKGNIYQDAAATTMISEVDAKLDNQSEDTSHTTNGPSNQYDQEASKPADKVLRRLAQNREAARKSRLRKKAYVQQLEASRLKLHHLELELELTRAQCALVSGGVNASHLGFPGAAKAVSVAGIAAFEIEYEQWVEEQNKKTNGLKTALQSALSNEEIDKLVTDTVNHYGILFNIKAAAAKADVCYLISGAWKTSSERLFLWIGGFRPSELLKVLVPQLELLDQQSHDLYNLIQACQQAEDSLSQGMEKLQQTLAEVVACSQALGGGCYEMHNAIDKLQELVRLVIQQADFVRHETLQQTLRYLTTRQAAQGLISLGEYFQRLRDLSSAWAIHPAL
- the LOC139869371 gene encoding TGACG-sequence-specific DNA-binding protein TGA-1A-like isoform X3 is translated as MNCSFTQYFNLDRMDVYEPMHQFNMWGDFKGNIYQDAAATTMISEVDAKLDNQSEDTSHTTNGPSNQYDQEASKPADKVLRRLAQNREAARKSRLRKKAYVQQLEASRLKLHHLELELELTRAQCALVSGGVNASHLGFPGAAKAGIAAFEIEYEQWVEEQNKKTNGLKTALQSALSNEEIDKLVTDTVNHYGILFNIKAAAAKADVCYLISGAWKTSSERLFLWIGGFRPSELLKVLVPQLELLDQQSHDLYNLIQACQQAEDSLSQGMEKLQQTLAEVVACSQALGGGCYEMHNAIDKLQELVRLVIQQADFVRHETLQQTLRYLTTRQAAQGLISLGEYFQRLRDLSSAWAIHPAL
- the LOC139869371 gene encoding TGACG-sequence-specific DNA-binding protein TGA-1A-like isoform X4, encoding MNCSFTQYFNLDRMDVYEPMHQFNMWGDFKGNIYQDAAATTMISEVDAKLDNQSEDTSHTTNGPSNQYDQEASKPADKVLRRLAQNREAARKSRLRKKAYVQQLEASRLKLHHLELELELTRAQCALVSGGVNASHLGFPGAAKAGIAAFEIEYEQWVEEQNKKTNGLKTALQSALSNEEIDKLVTDTVNHYGILFNIKAAAAKADVCYLISGAWKTSSERLFLWIGGFRPSELLKVLVPQLELLDQQSHDLYNLIQACQQAEDSLSQGMEKLQQTLAEVVACSQALGGGCYEMHNAIDKLQELVRLVIQADFVRHETLQQTLRYLTTRQAAQGLISLGEYFQRLRDLSSAWAIHPAL
- the LOC139869371 gene encoding TGACG-sequence-specific DNA-binding protein TGA-1A-like isoform X6; its protein translation is MDVYEPMHQFNMWGDFKGNIYQDAAATTMISEVDAKLDNQSEDTSHTTNGPSNQYDQEASKPADKVLRRLAQNREAARKSRLRKKAYVQQLEASRLKLHHLELELELTRAQCALVSGGVNASHLGFPGAAKAVSVAGIAAFEIEYEQWVEEQNKKTNGLKTALQSALSNEEIDKLVTDTVNHYGILFNIKAAAAKADVCYLISGAWKTSSERLFLWIGGFRPSELLKVLVPQLELLDQQSHDLYNLIQACQQAEDSLSQGMEKLQQTLAEVVACSQALGGGCYEMHNAIDKLQELVRLVIQQADFVRHETLQQTLRYLTTRQAAQGLISLGEYFQRLRDLSSAWAIHPAL